The Glycine soja cultivar W05 chromosome 6, ASM419377v2, whole genome shotgun sequence genome has a window encoding:
- the LOC114417317 gene encoding autophagy-related protein 8c-like, which translates to MAKSSFKMEHPLERRQAEASRIREKYPERIPVIVERAEKSDVPEIDKKKYLVPADLTVGQFVYVVRKRIKLSPEKAIFIFVKNILPPTAAMMSAIYEENKDEDGFLYMTYSGENTFGLVF; encoded by the exons ATGGCTAAGAGCTCATTCAAGATGGAACACCCACTTG AGAGGAGGCAGGCTGAAGCATCTCGGATAAGGGAGAAGTATCCCGAAAGAATTCCA GTAATTGTTGAAAGGGCAGAGAAGAGTGATGTTCCTGAAATTGATAAGAAAAA GTATCTGGTCCCTGCTGATTTGACTGTTGGCCAGTTTGTGTATGTGGTGCGGAAGAGAATCAAGCTGAGTCCCGAGAAGGCCATCTTCATTTTTGTTAAGAATATTTTGCCACCAACTG CGGCAATGATGTCTGCAATTTATGAGGAAAACAAGGATGAAGATGGATTTCTATACATGACTTACAGTGGAGAGAACACATTTGGGCTTGTGTTCTGA
- the LOC114417318 gene encoding uncharacterized protein LOC114417318 translates to MGSKAPSWSDQWGSGGFASDHYEEEEEEKTKMKKSGSSKKMADAKAVASAGMDKAKTAAVVGAQKVKSGTSAGLKWVKNQYQKRTSK, encoded by the coding sequence ATGGGGAGCAAGGCACCAAGTTGGTCTGACCAATGGGGAAGTGGAGGGTTTGCCAGTGACCACtatgaggaggaggaagaggagaagACGAAGATGAAGAAGAGTGGGAGCAGCAAGAAGATGGCAGATGCAAAGGCTGTGGCATCAGCTGGGATGGACAAGGCCAAAACTGCAGCAGTTGTGGGTGCCCAGAAGGTGAAGAGTGGAACCTCTGCTGGCCTCAAATGGGTCAAGAATCAGTACCAGAAAAGGACTTCCAAGTGA
- the LOC114417319 gene encoding membrane metalloprotease ARASP, chloroplastic-like, with translation MVVNLSPSPSPPLHSSSIIRLANSKSPISEPWLRLKTHFPKPLLSPTSVNFTCNKNQFLHGKNRNRLDFRTWSIAGFDYGNFEGPQSVLEAAAVLTAIIVVHESGHFLAASLQGIHVSKFAVGFGPVLAKFNAKNVEYSIRAFPLGGFVGFPDNDPESDIPVDDENLLKNRPILDRVIVVSAGVVANIIFAFVIIFAQVLFVGLPEQEVFPGVVVPDVRPFSAASRDGLVPGDVILEVNGSEFPKPGPSAVSEVVDAIKRNPKRYVLLKIKRGEQNFDIRVTPDENFDGTGKIGVQLAPNVKIAKVRPKNLVQAVEFTGQEFWGLASNVLDGLKQTFLNFSQSASKVSGPVAIIAVGAEVARSNIDGLFQFAAILNINLAVINLLPLPALDGGTLALILIEAARGGRKLPLEVEQTIMSSGIMLVIILGLFLIVRDTLNLDFIKDLL, from the coding sequence ATGGTCGTaaatctctctccctctccctctccacCTTTACATTCCAGTTCCATAATCAGATTGGCAAATTCAAAGTCACCCATTTCAGAACCATGGTTGAGACTCAAAACCCACTTCCCAAAACCACTCCTTTCCCCAACAAGTGTGAACTTCACTTGCAACAAGAATCAATTTTTGCACGGTAAAAACAGGAACAGGTTGGATTTCAGGACTTGGTCTATTGCTGGTTTTGATTATGGAAACTTTGAAGGGCCTCAGTCTGTGCTTGAGGCTGCTGCAGTGTTGACAGCAATCATTGTTGTGCATGAGAGTGGCCACTTCCTTGCTGCTTCTCTCCAAGGAATCCATGTGAGTAAGTTTGCTGTTGGTTTTGGTCCAGTTTTAGCAAAGTTTAACGCCAAAAATGTTGAATATTCCATCAGGGCTTTCCCCCTTGGTGGCTTTGTGGGGTTCCCTGATAATGATCCAGAGAGTGATATCCCTGTTGATGATGAAAATTTGCTTAAGAACAGACCAATATTGGATAGGGTGATTGTGGTTTCAGCTGGTGTTGTTGCTaacatcatttttgcatttgttatTATCTTTGCACAAGTCCTGTTTGTTGGTTTGCCTGAGCAAGAGGTGTTTCCTGGGGTGGTTGTGCCTGATGTCAGACCTTTTTCAGCTGCTTCAAGAGATGGGTTGGTTCCTGGGGATGTGATCCTTGAGGTCAATGGAAGTGAGTTTCCAAAACCAGGTCCTAGTGCTGTTTCTGAAGTTGTTGATGCCATCAAGAGGAACCCCAAGAGATATGTTTTGCTCAAGATTAAAAGGGGGGAGCAGAATTTTGATATAAGGGTCACCCCAGATGAGAATTTTGATGGAACCGGGAAAATTGGAGTTCAGCTAGCCCCTAATGTTAAGATAGCTAAGGTTAGGCCAAAAAATCTGGTGCAGGCTGTGGAGTTTACTGGGCAAGAGTTTTGGGGTCTGGCATCTAATGTTTTAGATGGGCTAAAGCAGACTTTTTTGAACTTCTCCCAGTCAGCTAGTAAGGTTTCGGGTCCTGTAGCCATCATTGCTGTTGGTGCAGAAGTGGCGCGGTCGAATATTGATGGTCTCTTCCAGTTTGCTGCGATACTTAATATTAACCTTGCGGTTATAAACCTTCTTCCTTTGCCTGCTTTGGATGGAGGTACATTGGCATTGATCCTCATTGAGGCTGCTAGGGGTGGGAGAAAGCTTCCTTTGGAAGTGGAGCAAACGATCATGTCTTCTGGAATTATGCTTGTTATAATTCTGGGGTTATTCCTTATTGTTCGAGATACCCTAAACCTTGATTTTATCAAAGACttgttgtaa